A window from Telopea speciosissima isolate NSW1024214 ecotype Mountain lineage chromosome 8, Tspe_v1, whole genome shotgun sequence encodes these proteins:
- the LOC122671583 gene encoding uncharacterized protein LOC122671583: MVSASDARGTEDGGEDLGSGTVQTEIKSHVGINVSSSQRGLLGHEETQKGALDLLTPLPSRVGFLKFASATLSSPSAKFLQVAEGRDQISRSVPSSSSHGFRDRVNLILVRKIDWVSLGKICKKWIRDPMNVALLVWISCVAISGAILFLVMTGMLNRVLPKKSQRDTWYEVNNQIINALFTLMCLYQHPKRFYHLVLLCKWRREDISKLRKIYCKNGTYKPHEWAHMMVVVVLLHVNCFAQYALCGLNLGYKRSERPAIGVALCLSIAIAAPAFAGVYCIVSPLGKEYESERDEEAQDPLAAVDADRSSHQRAKSFQKRFSFQSRQEQRVPENRPEWRGGLLDFWDDISLAYLTFFCSFCVFGWNMERLGFGNMYVHIATFLLFCTAPFWVFNLAAVNINNEAVREALSLTGIALCIFGLLYGGFWRIQLRKKFNLPANEFCCGNSTMTDCAQWLCCCSCALAQEVRTVDFYDIVEDKFCRKQMDESTLGAPSPLTHEDGLVQLRSSPSPQLWNGSSASELMNLNSPSPSRVSNGYSDPERQLAMVEEDSAPRGKDNTMTPPCPSVIQRQDIQP, from the coding sequence ATGGTTTCAGCTAGTGATGCTAGAGGCACAGAGGATGGTGGGGAAGATTTAGGGTCAGGGACTGTTCAAACTGAAATCAAGTCTCATGTTGGCATTAACGTATCTTCATCTCAAAGGGGGCTGTTAGGCCATGAAGAGACTCAAAAAGGTGCTTTGGATTTGCTAACACCTCTTCCTAGTAGAGTTGGTTTCCTGAAATTTGCTTCAGCTACTCTATCATCTCCATCAGCCAAGTTCTTGCAAGTTGCTGAGGGAAGGGATCAAATTTCACGTTCagttccttcttcatcttctcacGGTTTCAGGGATCGTGTTAATTTGATCTTAGTTCGTAAAATTGATTGGGTTTCTCTGGGGAAAATCTGCAAAAAATGGATTAGAGACCCAATGAACGTGGCCCTACTTGTTTGGATTTCCTGTGTTGCTATTTCAGGTGCAATTCTGTTCCTTGTCATGACAGGAATGTTGAACCGTGTTTTACCGAAGAAATCCCAAAGAGATACCTGGTACGAAGTCAATAATCAAATCATCAATGCCCTCTTTACTCTGATGTGTCTTTATCAACACCCAAAGCGATTCTACCACCTCGTGCTTTTATGTAAATGGAGGCGAGAAGACATATCTAAGCTCCGAAAGATTTACTGCAAGAATGGCACTTATAAACCCCATGAATGGGCCCACATGATGGTTGTTGTGGTTCTACTACATGTGAACTGTTTTGCTCAGTATGCCTTGTGTGGCCTAAACTTGGGATACAAGAGGTCAGAACGACCAGCTATAGGAGTTGCTCTCTGCCTCTCTATTGCAATCGCAGCACCAGCATTTGCTGGTGTGTACTGCATTGTAAGCCCCCTCGGGAAGGAGTATGAGTCCGAAAGGGATGAGGAAGCACAGGATCCTTTGGCCGCTGTCGACGCTGACAGGTCAAGTCATCAAAGGGCAAAGTCTTTTCAGAAGAGATTCTCATTTCAATCAAGACAAGAGCAGAGGGTTCCGGAGAACAGACCTGAGTGGAGAGGAGGGTTACTTGATTTTTGGGATGATATTTCTCTTGCTTATCTAACATTCTTCTGTAGTTTCTGCGTTTTTGGGTGGAATATGGAGAGACTAGGGTTTGGGAACATGTATGTTCACATTGcgacttttcttttattttgtactgctcccttttgggttttcaatcTTGCCGCTGTTAATATTAACAATGAGGCTGTTAGGGAAGCATTGAGCCTCACAGGGATTGCGCTTTGTATATTTGGTTTGCTATATGGGGGCTTTTGGAGGATTCAGTtgaggaagaaattcaatttaCCAGCTAATGAATTCTGCTGTGGAAACTCCACAATGACTGATTGCGCACAGTGGCTTTGCTGTTGTTCATGCGCTCTTGCTCAAGAAGTGCGAACTGTTGATTTCTATGATATTGTGGAAGATAAATTTTGCAGAAAACAAATGGATGAGAGTACCCTGGGGGCACCGTCTCCTTTGACCCACGAAGATGGATTAGTTCAGTTACGATCAAGCCCAAGTCCTCAACTTTGGAATGGCTCCAGTGCTTCCGAGCTGATGAATCTAAACTCTCCAAGCCCTAGCAGAGTTTCCAATGGATATTCTGATCCAGAAAGGCAGCTGGCTATGGTGGAGGAAGATTCTGCCCCAAGAGGCAAGGACAACACTATGACACCACCGTGTCCATCAGTGATACAAAGACAAGATATACAGCCATGA
- the LOC122671585 gene encoding uncharacterized protein LOC122671585, translating to MVSASDAKGTEEGGEDLGLGTLKNEKKSVSQRGLLRHEDSQKGALDLLAASPSRVGFLKFASSTLSSPSAKFLQVAEKRDEISRSVPSSTSHGFRDRVNMILVHKIDWVSLVKICKNWIRDPMNVALLIWISCVVVSGAILFLVLTGMLNHALPKKSQRDTWFEVNNQIINALFTLMCLYQHPKRCYHLVLLCKWRPNDISKLRKIYCKNGTYKPHEWTHMMVVVVLLHVNCFAQYALCGLNLGYKRSKRPAIGVALCLSIAIAAPAVAGVYCIVSPLGKEYESERDEEAQDPLAAVDTDRLSFQRAKSFQKRFSFQSRHEQRVAEYRPEWRGRLFDFWDDISLAYLTFFCSFCVFGWNMERLGFGNMYVHIVTFLLFCTAPFWIFGLAAVSINNEAVREALGITGIVLCVFGLLYGGFWRVQLRKKFNLPANDFCCGNPTMTDCTQWLCCCSCALAQEVRTVDFYDIVEDKFCRKQMDESTQGKLSPLTHEDRLVQLRSNPSPQLWNGSSASELRNINSPSPSRVSNGHSDPERQLAMVEAVSAPRGKDNTMTPPCPSVIQRQDIQP from the coding sequence ATGGTTTCAGCTAGTGATGCAAAAGGCACAGAGGAGGGTGGggaagatttagggttagggactctaaaaaatgaaaaaaaatctgTGTCTCAAAGAGGGCTGTTACGCCATGAAGACTCTCAAAAGGGTGCTTTGGATTTGCTAGCAGCTAGTCCTAGTAGAGTTGGATTCTTGAAATTTGCTTCATCTACTTTATCATCTCCATCAGCCAAGTTCTTGCAAGTTGCTGAGAAAAGAGATGAAATTTCACGTTCAGTACCTTCTTCAACTTCCCACGGTTTCAGGGATCGTGTTAATATGATCTTAGTTCATAAAATTGATTGGGTTTCTCTGGTGAAAATCTGCAAAAATTGGATCAGAGATCCAATGAACGTGGCCCTACTTATTTGGATTTCCTGTGTTGTTGTTTCGGGTGCAATCCTGTTCCTTGTCTTGACTGGAATGTTGAACCATGCCTTACCGAAGAAATCCCAAAGAGATACCTGGTTCGAAGTCAATAATCAAATCATCAATGCCCTCTTTACTTTGATGTGTCTTTATCAACATCCAAAGCGATGCTACCACCTAGTGCTTTTATGTAAATGGAGACCAAATGACATATCTAAACTCCGAAAGATTTACTGCAAGAATGGAACTTATAAACCCCATGAATGGACCCATATGATGGTTGTTGTGGTTCTACTCCATGTGAACTGTTTTGCTCAGTATGCCTTGTGTGGCCTAAACTTGGGATACAAGAGGTCCAAACGACCAGCTATAGGAGTTGCTCTCTGCCTCTCTATTGCAATCGCAGCACCAGCAGTTGCTGGTGTGTACTGCATTGTAAGCCCCCTCGGGAAGGAGTATGAGTCTGAAAGGGATGAGGAAGCACAGGATCCTTTGGCTGCTGTTGACACTGACAGGTTAAGTTTCCAAAGGGCAAAGTCTTTTCAGAAGAGATTCTCATTTCAATCAAGACATGAGCAGAGGGTTGCGGAGTACAGACCTGAGTGGAGAGGAAGGTTATTTGATTTTTGGGATGATATTTCTCTTGCTTATCTAACATTCTTCTGTAGTTTCTGCGTTTTTGGGTGGAATATGGAGAGACTAGGGTTTGGGAACATGTATGTTCACATTGTgacctttcttttattttgtactGCTCCCTTTTGGATTTTCGGTCTTGCTGCTGTTAGTATTAACAACGAGGCTGTTAGGGAAGCATTGGGCATCACAGGGATTGTGCTTTGTGTATTTGGTTTGCTATATGGGGGCTTTTGGAGGGTTCAGTtgaggaagaaattcaatttaCCTGCTAATGACTTCTGCTGTGGTAACCCCACAATGACTGATTGCACACAGTGGCTTTGCTGTTGTTCATGCGCTCTTGCTCAAGAAGTGCGAACTGTGGATTTTTATGATATTGTGGAAGATAAATTTTGCAGAAAACAAATGGATGAGAGTACCCAGGGGAAACTGTCTCCTTTGACCCATGAAGATCGATTAGTTCAGTTGCGATCAAACCCAAGTCCTCAACTTTGGAATGGCTCCAGTGCTTCTGAGTTGAGGAATATAAACTCTCCAAGCCCTAGCAGAGTTTCCAATGGACATTCTGATCCAGAAAGGCAGCTGGCTATGGTGGAAGCAGTGTCTGCTCCAAGAGGCAAGGACAACACTATGACACCACCATGTCCATCAGTGATACAAAGACAAGATATACAGCCATGA
- the LOC122671044 gene encoding 28S ribosomal protein S29, mitochondrial yields the protein MLQAIVRAATARTRNSLNHHYIVIPSTTKLTNSYFSSKSKAPSSSKNKSKAKSKKETSAKIDEVSTAAGDDLDSDLLDDDGRARHLAEDEKDKSLDVGPNGGPLFTNTKSISELTRKDACTYMNFSMEGLNTFLPEGLPTGMTKEFEESMRSALLVRQSFLDLRDNFRRAVDPPMWPSEGKCPKVRKQIVLDGPVSCGKSTALAMLVHWAREEGWLVFYVPKGKEWTHGGFFYKNPETGLWDTPVQAAKILQDFLKWNESRLRELPCQISDPIPLGEGAGVGWMKGVDSMAMPEGSTLYDLIQTGLTYTHAAVGVVVRLRKELSLIKDIPVLIAIDQYNSWFTFSEYGEPATVRSWRPVHARELATVNAFRTMMHNDMMVGAFSHSTAVGKLRKDLPDVPLDARVNFPRYSLDEAATVCHYYLRQRLIRREAFSEEKWKKIYYLSNGNGSEMRWLVPFVR from the exons ATGTTGCAGGCTATTGTTCGAGCTGCCACAGCTCGAACACGAAATTCATTGAACCACCATTACATCGTCATCCCTTCCACCACAAAGCTCACCAATTCCTATTTTTCTTCGAAATCTAAAGCCCCCTCTTCATCGAAGAACAAATCCAAAGCGAAATCGAAGAAAGAAACTTCTGCAAAGATCGATGAAGTCTCGACTGCTGCAGGTGATGATCTTGATTCCGACCTACTCGACGATGATGGTCGCGCTCGCCACCTAGCCGAGGACGAGAAGGACAAGTCTCTCGATGTTGGCCCCAATGGAGGACCTCTCTTCACCAATACAAAATCGATTTCTGAACTCACCAGAAAAGATGCCTGTACATACATGAACTTCAG TATGGAGGGCTTGAATACATTTTTACCAGAAGGATTACCGACTGGGATGACAAAAGAGTTTGAAGAGTCCATGAGGAGTGCTTTGCTTGTTCGGCAGAGTTTCTTGGACCTTCGGGATAATTTCAGGCGCGCTGTTGATCCGCCAATGTGGCCCTCTGAGGGTAAAT GTCCAAAAGTTCGAAAGCAAATTGTTTTAGATGGTCCTGTTAGCTGTGGAAAAAGTACTGCACTTGCAATGCTTGTTCACTGGGCACGTGAGGAAGGTTGGCTGGTCTTTTATGttccaaaaggaaaagagtGGACTCATGGTGGGTTCTTTTataaaaacccagaaactgGTCTTTGGGATACACCAGTTCAGGCTGCAAAAATCCTCCAG GATTTTCTGAAATGGAATGAATCTCGCTTACGAGAATTACCTTGTCAAATTTCTGATCCTATTCCGTTGGGAGAGGGTGCTGGTGTTGGCTGGATGAAAGGAGTTGATTCCATGGCAATGCCTGAAGGTTCTACATTGTATGACCTGATTCAAACAGGTCTTACTTACACACATGCAGCTGTTGGAGTGGTAGTTCGTTTGAGGAAAGAGTTATCTCTTATCAAAGATATTCCTGTACTTATAGCAATCGATCAA TACAACAGCTGGTTTACATTCAGTGAGTATGGGGAGCCTGCAACTGTTCGTTCTTGGCGGCCCGTTCATGCTAGAGAACTTGCAACG gTGAATGCTTTTAGAACGATGATGCATAATGATATGATGGTGGGGGCTTTCTCTCATTCGACTGCAGTGGGAAAGCTACGTAAAGACCTACCAGATGTTCCGCTAGATGCTCGTGTCAACTTTCCTCGATACAGCTTGGATGAAGCTGCAACTGTCTGCCATTACTATCTTAG